Below is a window of Ornithodoros turicata isolate Travis chromosome 7, ASM3712646v1, whole genome shotgun sequence DNA.
GCAAAATTTTAGAAAGCCTACGTGCTGGTCTACGTGCTGAGCCTACGAACCTACGTGCTGGTCAACATTACAATATTAATTAGGGACTTCTCACGGGTGGTTGTCCTAAAGGGTTACCCTCTGGACAATGCTCGTCATCCACAAGGTCACTATAGAATCCCACATTCTACCGAGCATTCATTTTGAACCTCTTACAGTACAGGGAAGCCAGTCCGTGTTGAGCCTTCCGGAAGGCTCATCACGGGCAATAGCCTCCGTCTCGCAACATTTCTAAAGTACAAAAAGAAATCCCTGAACAGCGCATAAATGTCGAATCCATCTAGAAGCACTACGTACATACCGGTTGTTTCAACTCAGATCTTGGCAAACATTTGCGATGGCTTCGACAGCTTCTACTGGATACCATTGTCGTCGTCCCAATAGCTTCAGCTGCGTCGTTTTCCCGGAAACGTTGTTTGCTGGTTCTGTGACGCTCGCGAAGAATAAATCACGAGAGATATATATCACGAAGTTCCCTTTGAGTGCGACCGTATGCGTACGTTCCCTGCGAGCTATTATATAACGCGCACCTGATCACGCCCCCCCTCCCAGAGAATGGTCTTCGTGAAAAGGTTCGGAGATGAACGTGCGCGCTTCGAAAGGCGTGCAGTGTCTGTCCTTCAGCGAACAAACAATTGGGACGAAAATGCGAATGCATCTTGCAGTGATCATGTTCTTTCTCCTTCATTTTACTTTTcagtttatttctttttttttttttgtagtttaaGCCAGAACCGTACTTGCCACGGACGACACCCGTCGGCTGTGAACATAAAAAAGGGAGAGAGGATCAGAGACATAAAAGTGACAACTTAGAAGTTTACTGCTTGAAAGCGTCTATTAGCGTAATTAGGAGCGTCTTTAACGCGTTACACAGGTTGACTTTAGAGCACGTTAATGTTTCTCGCAGCAATTAGCTTCATAACTTTAAAACCCGAAACTGGgggtacaaaaaaagaaaaaaagaacgacacCACAGACAAGGTCTgttgtcgttttctttttcttttcttttttttcagtctcGAGTTTTTACACACATCGCGCGCGCTCTGTGCGTGTTCTAGTCTATTCGTCTGGTTTTGGCGCGTTTAATTTCATGCACTCCTTGATTATTGGTCAATCTAAAACCAGTGAAGTGTATTTGCATTACCACTTCCATTTTCGTTTGGTTTCGACGtgatgaaacacctcatcccatcgccattaatgtagttgttgttgttcctgaaATGTTTCTGTTTTCCGTTTCTGacaccagcctttcaatttcgcgTCTCTGACACATGGATAACATTATATGAAATTGAGCAAAGAAGTAACATGGGCGAGCGAGTTGGGGTAATGAACTTGTAGGTACCATTTCCTTGAGTATGAGTAGTATACGATCCACTTGTGTCTCTTGTTTTCGTGTCTCCTCATACCACTCACCatttgtaacaggtcctcaaacctgaagaagtgcagcctactgcacgaaagtcttgtttttaatgtatatagtaaacagctgatgctcttaaccgtctttgttatttttgtctCCTCATACTaaggaaatgttacctacaAACTTTCGCTGTTGTATAGCTGGTGAACATACAAGGGCGTCTCAGTTAAAACCCTGatttatttttgtcgcggctggtagcAGCGAAGTGCAAAAAGACGTAATTCATTTCTGTAATGCAGTAATTGATTGGTGGACATGAGAGTGGAAGAgggcgtccttttgcgcttcaccgcgacaagccgcgacaaaaaatatgtataaaccgaaatcaattaattactgcaacaaatgacccgcttcggtggcagacttttctctaaaaggtgtccactgagggtccaaaaaggggtagtacccattttaatgacGACGGCGCCCTGCCTTAGAAGTCACGTTTTTTTCACGAAGctcattcgaatttttatttaaataatgagcggctcCAACTCTTTCACACAGCgcgcaggttgtaggcggtatcggacagatacttgcaaaaaagaaagttcttcgatcgTTCGCGAATtgtttagcccggggatttaactgagagaCCCGGTATAgtttcagctaagtttcggaatcgcttgACCTGTACGAGGTCTTCCCGTTGTGTGGATATCTCTTGGTACGTACTCCTTCACGAGTTTTATACGGACTGGTTTTGCGGTGATAGCGGTAACGCTGGTGGTacaataattcggggctttacgtcgcgagacaactgcgatcagggccggcgatagggcgggggggggggggggagtaaggcgaccgccttaggccccgcgcttgcataggcctGCGCACAAAGCCCTCGATTacttttctattttattttttgtatcaAGTATGCATTTAATCGCACGCGCGATCTTCGACTAAAgcagaaatgagagaagaatatgttatgtgccattccgtcatgtggtgagaaaaagtcccacttttaagaaaaatccgccaaccctgcaagctataccgGGGATTTCACATCCTTCTCTtctgctgccatttcccgtactgctaaaatctccCATTGCAAAAATCTTATCGTTTCTTATCTTTTCACTgctgctggtgtgaaacaggccctgagatgtgcctttgcctcaggccccgcacacctagcaccggccctgacTGCGATGATGAGCGAaacacagtggtcgggtctgtggattttccttttttcatcttctttttctttttttttctgtggtgATAGAACTGCCATATACCAGCTCGCATGGAAttgtggttaggatgaccgctttccacgtcgagactgagagTTGACGCGGCTTCGAAttcccgcaccggctgtgctgtctgttgtgcaccggctgtgctgtcaggttttccctgggttttccggcagactttccagacgaatgtcggcacagttccccctgaagtcggcccaagacgcatactaaccccccgtcccccacatcttcctgctgtcctctctccatctgtcctatgtctgtacgccactcatagccagagtcgcttcgcggcgctaacatgaaaaaaaaaaaaagctgcccTAACTAACTGGCCATAACAACCATTAGCCAAATTTAACACCAGCGtgtcatctttgtttctgtttcggcAGTGTTTCCGATAAAGGAGGAACGCGACAGGTGAGCGCCACGGCGTTACCATAGCAGCAATAACCACGTGACGTTGGAACGAGCAGCCAGCCGCATCGACACCGACTGATAGTTATGGCGCTGTTCTGGTGTATAGTGCGTTGTAAATAAATACTCGCGAAGTTGTAACGACGTTTTTGTGGATACCTTAGTACATAAATCGCACCGTATAGAGGTTGGCACGAGAGCATGGCACCCACGATCCAGACTGGCAGCGCCGCAGTCGAAAGGGATCGCAAGAAAGCCGGTGAACGCAGGTAAAGCGGAACACCGTTGTCCGGTTGTTTTTCCGTGTGTAGAACTACGCGTGCACGTGATTTCGTATTATGCACTCCACGCGTGTATTCGagcggaacaacaacaaaagtcttcttttctttttcgtaccGTGGTGGCACGAGATTTGCCGCTATAACTTTACGTCGGTACATACACACTGCACGGTGACAGCGTAATAGACTTGCTGACTTTCACAATGCACACCACATAGTGTACATCGATTGAGCTTGCAGTGTACGCCACGCATATGACTATGCTGCAAGGAACACTCGGATACTTGCCAACTGAAAACCACTCAACTGTAAAAATGCTAACTGCACGATGTTTCCTCCGGACAAAGCTGAACATGAGTGCCTCCAGTACACCTCATCTCAATGTTCATAGACAGGGAATAATcaaatacgcccttttgtggaCGAAAATGCAATAATAATGTCATTCAGCTAATTGTATAAGCAATTTGGcaattgctttttcttttctttttccaatacATACTTTCTTAGAcacataacacacacacacaggattTGACAGAAACTGCACATTGTTTTCTATattgtgttccttttttttttttttttatgcctcAGGTCTGAGCTGGTATGCAGGGTCCGCTACTGCAATACACTTCCCGACATTCCATTTGACCCCAAGTTTATATCATACCCATTTGAACCAAACAGGTAATTGAATTTTTGAATATTACATGAACGAGTAGTTTCATTATCGATTACGTCATGTTGACGTTTACACATTTTTTTATTCCACCACGCCGCAGGTTTGTTTCATACAAGGCAACATCATTGGAACGTAACTACAAGCATGATCTCCTCACGGAACATGACCTTGGCGTAACCATCGACCTTATTGATCCAAAGACATATGAAATCGACCCAAATGGTAATTTCTGTCGAATATAATTCAGAAATGAAATTGCTGGCTTACATATATGTTGAGATTACTGTTCACTTACACGTTAAAATGTAATGTGCTGATCTTCTCTGACCTAATGTGCGTGCCATGTTGGTGTGATCCAACAAGACAACCTATCTTGATATCTTATAGCACTATCGACAGCAGCATGACTTGAATGTAGATACAGCTGTTACTGACACACCCCTACTTAGCATGTTACATGTATATTTTTTGTGTTAGATAATATTATCATTTTTGCAGCCCAGGTTACTCTCCATAGCATTATTATTTTATGGTTTCTTGCACTATTGTAAGCGCTTAAAGTGTGCTGACACATTTAGAAAGCCATGTTTTTCATAGTTTCGTACATATAGTTAGTACACCTCTCAGGTGGTGCTTGTCACAATACATTTACAATTTGAACTGCTTTTAAGTGATTTCTGACAGCATCTTTGTTATTTCTTCATTTACTCGCTTTATTACGTCAAGCTACTTTGCACCCTGATGATGAAAAACTCCTCGAAGAAGAAGCTCTAACACCACAGGATTCAAAACGGTAATTTTTTTGTGTCACTTCAATACTAGGAGTACCCCGACACAGAAAGCAGAATAATGTTCACAAATGTACAGACAAGATCCTCAGAAGAAAGTGCCATTGTCTCTATGGCTTGCAGATCGAGGCATCACAATCTGGTTGTACCATGGTTGAAGAAGACAGAATACATTGCAACAGAATTCAACAGATATGGACAGACTGGAATCAACACAGAAACAAAGTAAGTGGATACTGCTAAGTGTCACGAAGGAGTCATGGCAGTTGGAGACAAGTTTTCGCACGACTCTTAACAGCTTTGCTTACTTCCAGGGTTGGCTACAATGTAaagaaaatgatgaaagaagaagACCTCTACATGGACCGAGAAAGCCAGATTAACGCTATCAACCGGACATTTGAAGAAGCTCAGAAACCAGTACGTACATTACTTGAGATTGGCAGCAACCCAGCGATTGGTAGAGCTTTGTAGAGCTATTAGTATTCTTGTCTAGCGCCTGCCAAGAGCTAGATCATAGCCTTCTGAGCAGAGCACCCAAGTAGAGAAATAAATCTAGAATCAACAAAACAAGCACACAAAGCACTTTACTTGCATTTGTTTTCAAGCTTTGAGATGAGTGTTCTGGTAGCTGACATTATCTTTGAATACCTTGCCAGACTGGGCTAGCTAGAGGTTCTGATTGTTGTCGACTTTCATCAAAAATACGTATAAAGGTTATTGTCTGGTAAATATGGCTTGTTAGTCAGTGAAATATCACTCGACATAGTTTGATGTGGCTGTTGTATTTCAGATTGAATGCCACTACAGCAAGCCTCACGTGAAGCCAGTTGAAATTCTACCACTGTTTCCCGATTCAGATGTGAGCAAAGTCTTAAATGCGTATTGTTATGCCTGTTTCTTCCACAAAATCCAAACACCATCCTAGAACACATTATTCTGTTGTAAGCAGCAATTTGTTTTTTGCAGCTGTGGAAGTATCCCTTTGCGCAAGTCATGTTTGATTCTGATCCAGCACCCGTATCCGAGCTTGAAGAGATGTCCCAGGCCATGATTAGGTGAGTGTTAGACCTGTCACCAGCCCAATTCCCAAAAGGACAATTCGCAATCAAATGTCTATGCAAGAGTGAAAGTGAGTCAGGCACCCATCCTATGTTACTGTTGGAGGCGCTAGCTCGCATATCACACATCTGTTGACATCTTTAGCATTTTAATCGTAATACCGGAAGCTTGCGTTACACATCACATGTTAGCACATTAAAGTACAAAGTAAATCATGTATCATTTCTGCAGAGGTGTCATGGACGAGAGCGGAGAGCAGTTTGTGGCCTACTTCTTACCTACGGAAGACACCATCCGCAAGCGAAAGCGGGACGCAGAAGAAGGCGTTGAgtacatggatgatgatgagtaAGTGTGCATACCATGTCTGTCCTGCACTTACGGCATGTATTGTAGACATTTGAAGAAAGTGTCCGTTCAAAATGCACAATGGCGGTTGCACACCAAAGTCCCATTTTCAGAACAGCATACTTGTGACGTGAGCAATTCTTTGTGGTGGTAATTTCTCCTGGAGGAGTATTGGGTGTTTATTATGTAGCTTAACTGTGGAGTTCCTAGATTGCAACACACACAGGTCTTACTTTGAAGAGCGCAACACTGCTTTCGCAGTGCACACTGGAAGTGTTGAGAATGAGTGTAACTGGTAGGTCTGTCTAAGGCCGAAGGTGTACATGGCTGCCTACACGTACAGACTAAGAGGTTGTAAATGCTGACACACAGCTCTTTTCAGGTACGAATACCGCATGGCACGTGAGTACAACTGGAACGTCAAGAACAAAGCTTCCAAGGGCTACGAAGAGAACTATTTCTTTGTCTTCCGCTCCACTGGAGTCTTCTACAACGAACTTGAAACAAGGTAGGTCTTAAGTTTCCTCCAGGCACAAATATTGTTGCTCAACAAAAAGAATGCAAAGGATAGGTTGTAGTATCATTGTGAGTTACATATTGTAACTCTAAAACAAAAGCTGCCAATAATTCGAATGGAGGCAGTTCTTTTACTGCTCTACACTCTCTGTTCCAAATACCGGTGGCTCCTGACCGGAGACTTTTGCTTCAATCTACATTCACTGAATCCTTCACTTTTTGACTGTTGTAACTTTTTTGTTGACAGGGTACGACTCAGCAAGAGGCGGTTAAAACCTGGAGTTCAGCCGAACAATTCCAAACTAGTCGTGCGGCATAGACCTCTCAACGAGCTGGAACACAAGACGCAGGTGGGTGTCATGGAGTAACTCTCTCTTCCATGCTCAATATTCAGATATTCGCAACGTCCACTGAATAGCTTTGAAACTTATTACCACGGGTAATGTCCATTAAACAACAACACCTCGATAAAACATGTAGTTAATGGAGCAAACAATTTCCAGAAACTGACTTGGTATCTGAGTGAAAGGAAGTTGTGAAAAATCGTTTACATGAATCATTAAATGTCATAAATAGGATGCAAATGAAAATTAACTCTTGTGTACAATAATAAAAAGTGGGCCAGAATGTAATTCAGTAGTAGTTAGTTGTACATCACAGGAAGCCCATATGAATTACTAGAGGCATGCTTGACTACAATGCCATTAAAAGCCTGTAGGTGCACTTTGAATTAGAATATGAGGGCAATTCTGGCTGCTGGGCAGGAACTGGTTAGTCTTAATACACAAGAAGAGGGGTGCCAAAGTGAACCATGTACaactgtttcctttctttgcagCAACTCAGGCTAACTCAGTTGGAACCTcctcaagaagaagaagaggaggaggaagaggaagagcagaagaatgaagaagaagaagaagaagcagatgaagaagaggagaagaaaggtGTGTACAAATCGCAGGCAAGCCTCAACAATAGATACCTGGGTAACAGTAACAACTGTGACGACTTGAATCTACTTGTCAGGTACTGGGCTTGCTGAGTGACCTTATTGTCTCCAGCTCATTAAGTTTCTAACAACCCATTATTGATTATCAGCTTAACAACCCATTATTGATTATCAGCTTAACAACCCATTATTTAATACTGCCTATTACATCCTTTCTTGTAATTTTATGGGACATTTTTAGTGTGGGGTATATTTTAACTATTCTAACAGCAAATTAGTCTTCAAAGATTATTCGCTTCGATTCTGATCTGAAACGAAAATACACtatttttgaaaaaaataataacccAATTAGTACAGACTTCACCTGCAATGACAGATCTAAGTACAGCACCCGATTTTGCAAACCAAATCTTGGAAAGGCATTTAACCAAagaaagtcaggccctacccaTAATAGAGAAGCCAATACTATAGTGCCAATTAGCATTGATACATTTAATCTAGACTACATAAGTGCCCCCATGGAGCTCCACTGCACCAACTCCAACTTCTCTGGTATCTCCGCAGAATCTGAAGCTGAGGAGGCAGAAAAATCGGAGGAGAGCGACGTGGAGAGGGGAGTCGGTCGCCGCTCAGCGAGCCAAAGTCCGTCTGCCAAGAAGTCCCGCAGTTCAGGGTCGTCGTCCTCTTCGTCATCAGCTAGCTCTGGGTCGTCCTCAagtgaggaggaggaagaggaggaggaggagaagaagaGGCGGGACGAAGAAGAGATCTTCGGAAGTGGGAGCGATAGTGACTAAACTGTGTGCCACCGACGTGGTACCTCTTTGTAAATTGGTTTTTAAAGTAAACAGGGATAAACTACAGCGAAATACCTGTGTACTTGAAACGTATGGAGTTGCTGTCCATACATCCAGAATGCAGTTCCTCGTGAACCGTTGTGTACCCGATCGCCAGTTACAAAAGTGAGCCATCTTGTGCATCACGCCAAAATATTCGTACATTTTGACTGATATTTTGAAGACATCTCTTTTCTTGTTCGGCATATAATGCCATTTCCAGGCATATTATGCacatgagtgagtgagtggtcTTGAACATCCACTGATGGAGCATTTGTGTAGGTGATGTTTAATATTTGCAGTAGTATCTCATCTGGTGAAGAATTTCAAGAAAGTATACTCCGAAAAGCAAATCAAAACTATAAGCACAAAAAAACGTACAGGGTCATGCAGTATGGTGCATAGTTGCCACTTCGGTTTTAGGGGCACACATTTACAATATATTTAAGCCATAAGGTGTGAAGGCCATAAGGATAAGAAGTGTGTGGGAGTTCATATTTCAATGATGGATTTCATGCGTTGTGGTGCTCCAAATGCTGATTGGGAAACAAGCTGCTGTTCATCAGAAGTAATGAAGATGGAGGACCACTTTAAATGTGCCCGTATCCGACTTTACAGTGCACCGTAGAAGtatgaggagagagagagacaggtcAACAATTTAtcgagaccccccccccctacagtCCATGACGCCCCCAAAATCTTTGGCAAAGCCACCTTGCCTTTCTTTCACATGCACCTCTCATGAGGAAGGGGGCTGTCACCAATGATATATAAAGCTGTTGCAAAGTAACTGTACTAATAATTATTAAccccaaactttttttttttttttttgcaatgcaCCCTGTGCTTGCAATTCTGGATAGAGTACTGAGATAGGCGCAAATCATGCAGAGAAAAGCATGCTGTATCTCAACATCAACACTTTTGAGGGTGTGGTAATCAGCCTTTTGGACATTTATTGGCCAGATGCATTTTCCTCAGCTTCAAGTATGCAACAGGAGCGAAGGCATCATCTGAGTGGACAACAGTTTCTTGCTCATCCCTGGAAGTCAAAGTGCACATAAGCAAATAATTAACCAttttatacacacacacacacacaaaaaaaaaaaaaaaaagcaattgaAAGCTACATTTGTGTGCAAGGTAGTCTATAGTAAGCTCTTGGTCACTTGCAGTCCAGCTATTCTTGGCACATTTCAGTCACTCAAACagcattcattctttctttctttctttctttttttcatttcttattTTACCCAGCACAACAGCACCCTTTTACGCACAGTACTTTCAGCATATTTCATAAGGGGGCTTTTGTGCTCACACAACTAAACGTTTCTTGAACAGGGGGCAATCCAAGGTCAACGTCTCATATTCCCCACCTTCTCCGCAGACGTTTAGTCCATATTTTGCTTCCTGAAATGCAGTACAATACTTTACGTAATTCTGTAACCCTTGCAAGCGGCATGTGCTACGATCGACAATGACAATCACCATTTTCAGCATATGCGGAAGAATTTCTTGGATGGTCATTCCCAAGTGCTTGCCTGGATCCAGCCCTGGAAAGGTAAGTTCTGTGAGCAAGTATGCCAGATACTTTACTTTGGGTTGCTTGCATACGGTACTAATGGTGTACTAACTTATTGATCTGATCGATTCCGTCTGGTGCTCAGCAGCACAATGTTATCTTTGAGCATTTGACAGTAAAAGTGAATTGGCATTAGTATTGAAGCCCAGAGTTGTGTAAGGTACTTACTACATGCTGGCTATTTACAGGAGCAACATTAAAGCAATACAGTCAGAGTGTTCTACCGTTCAAGCATACATCATACGTGGTACTGACGTGGACCATCAGCACTTCATCTAAGATAATGTTGTACGTCAAGCATCATACCCATTGCAGCAACCTTGATGATGATTGCATGAATCCCGCTGTCAACCATTTCTTTCAGTAGTTTAGCTTGGTCCCGGTGCCAAAGGTATGCCAACATTTCAATGTTGAGTCGATTGCAGCTGTGTAAGTAACAATATTTAATTTCATGGAGTCTTTTTTACCCATTGTGCTATGAATTTAATTTCCAGAACTCTTTAATAAGACTACTCACATGTTCTGTACCCTTGCTCGTTGATAGTCGGAAAATATTGCCCCAACCGAGACAGCGTCATACGGGATTTTTTCCTACAGTTTCACAAAAGATGGAAGCCTTTGCAAAGGGTAGTGCAAGTGATTCATACTCTTTCTTCATGCCTAGTACTGCCAACAAAAATCTGCGGAACCTTTTATGTGTTGTAAAGTAATGTAAAGGAATGTAGAGAAGGAATgcattggaaaaagaaaaaaaactggctGCATCTTTGGGCATTGTGCCAAACACATTTAAATGTGATAGCTGTATAATggaggcacttttttttttgttgttgttgttgaaaacaCAGTATGGTGatcatgtggtggtggtggcaatGTCACATGGTGAAAGTGACCTATAAAGCTATCCACAGACCTACACGGTGGTTGGCCTTATCAAACTGTCGCTTCAGAACCTAAATCCTAAGAAATTAAACGTGTGTGCAATGTGTGTATCCTAACATCTCGCATAAATTCATATGAGTCCTCCATTTTGTCACCATCAGTCGCGCTGTGGTCACCACTTTGATTACAAGGTTTTCCTGTGATTTCTCCCAAGGGTATACCTCCACCGCTTCCGCGCACAAGGGAATGGCTTCATGTCCAACGGACTGATACATGTAGTTGTCTAGCTTTAGTACCTCCTGAGAAATTAAATCCGCAATGTGCAATCCGCTCATACCCTAACATTCCGCATAAGCTCGTACAAGTCCTCCACTTCGTCACCATCTGTGGCACTGTAGTCGCCACTTTGATTACAAGGCTTTCCCGTGATTTCACCTTGAAACAAGGGCACCTCCATCGCTTCCGCGTACAAGGGAATGGCTTCATGTCCAACGGACTGATACATGTAGTGTGTCTAGCTTTAGTACCTCCTGAGAAATTAAATCCGCAATGTGCAATCCGCTCATACCCTAACATTCCGCATAAGCTCGTACAAGTCCTCCACTTCGTCACCATCTGTCGCGCTGTAGTCGCCACTTTGATTACAAGGCTTTCCTGTGATTTCACCTTGGAACAAGGGCACCTCCATCGCTTCCGCGTACAAGGGAATGGCTTCGTGTCCAACGGACTGATACATGTAGCTGTCTAGCTCATCTGCAAAGTCACAGAATAGTTTTTACGTAATTTACCACACGCGTTACAGGGTACTTACCGCTGTCCCTCGGTCTCAAGTGTGCCAGACCAACCACTTCGTGACCATTTTCAACACATTTCATGAGATTAAAACAGCTGTCCTTGCCTCCGCTGGAAAAGAATCAGACGAAGATGGGTGTCTACGCTAACATGCATAGTTCGTTCGTACCCCCTTACCTT
It encodes the following:
- the LOC135400076 gene encoding RNA polymerase II-associated factor 1 homolog is translated as MAPTIQTGSAAVERDRKKAGERRSELVCRVRYCNTLPDIPFDPKFISYPFEPNRFVSYKATSLERNYKHDLLTEHDLGVTIDLIDPKTYEIDPNATLHPDDEKLLEEEALTPQDSKRSRHHNLVVPWLKKTEYIATEFNRYGQTGINTETKVGYNVKKMMKEEDLYMDRESQINAINRTFEEAQKPIECHYSKPHVKPVEILPLFPDSDLWKYPFAQVMFDSDPAPVSELEEMSQAMIRGVMDESGEQFVAYFLPTEDTIRKRKRDAEEGVEYMDDDEYEYRMAREYNWNVKNKASKGYEENYFFVFRSTGVFYNELETRVRLSKRRLKPGVQPNNSKLVVRHRPLNELEHKTQQLRLTQLEPPQEEEEEEEEEEQKNEEEEEEADEEEEKKESEAEEAEKSEESDVERGVGRRSASQSPSAKKSRSSGSSSSSSSASSGSSSSEEEEEEEEEKKRRDEEEIFGSGSDSD
- the LOC135400077 gene encoding diphthine--ammonia ligase-like isoform X2 gives rise to the protein MYQSVGHEAIPLYAEAMEVPLFQGEITGKPCNQSGDYSATDGDEVEDLYELMRNVREKIPYDAVSVGAIFSDYQRARVQNICNRLNIEMLAYLWHRDQAKLLKEMVDSGIHAIIIKVAAMGLDPGKHLGMTIQEILPHMLKMEAKYGLNVCGEGGEYETLTLDCPLFKKRLVVDEQETVVHSDDAFAPVAYLKLRKMHLANKCPKG
- the LOC135400077 gene encoding diphthine--ammonia ligase-like isoform X1, whose product is MKVLALISGGKDSCFNLMKCVENGHEVVGLAHLRPRDSDELDSYMYQSVGHEAIPLYAEAMEVPLFQGEITGKPCNQSGDYSATDGDEVEDLYELMRNVREKIPYDAVSVGAIFSDYQRARVQNICNRLNIEMLAYLWHRDQAKLLKEMVDSGIHAIIIKVAAMGLDPGKHLGMTIQEILPHMLKMEAKYGLNVCGEGGEYETLTLDCPLFKKRLVVDEQETVVHSDDAFAPVAYLKLRKMHLANKCPKG